CGTACGATGGCCGAAATTATGGAGACACAATTCGGTAATCCGTCCTCCATCCATGGGTATGGAGAGCGTGCTCATCAGTTGCTGCGTCGTGCACGATCCGGCTGTGCTGCGGCAATCGGCGTTAAGCCTGAGGAGATTGTATTTACTTCCGGTGCGACCGAGAGCAATAATCTTGCGATAAAAGGTGCGGCATTACGTTATCAATCACGAGGCAGACACATCATCACTACGGCTACCGAGCATGCCTCGGTGTATGAAAGTTTTATGCAGTTGCAACTGTGGGGATGGGAAGTGACATTAGTTCCTGTGAATTCCGATGGAGTGGTCAACGCTCAGCAGGTTGTAGACGCGATCAGGCCCGACACGGTGCTTGTGAGTCTGATGCATGTAAATAATGAAACAGGAGCCATCCATCCGATTGCAGAAATCGGCAAACAGCTCAAAAAGAAAGCACCACGGGTGCTTTTCCATGTGGATGGTGTTCAAGGCTTTGGAAAAATGAAGGCTACACCTGCCGCTTGGGGGGCAGATCTATACAGTCTGTCTGCTCACAAGATTCGTGGACCGAAGGGAGCAGGTCTCCTGTATGTGCGAAGTGGAGTGGAGCTTACGCCACTATTGTCAGGAGGATCACAGGAGCAGGGCCTAAGAGCAGGCACAGAAAACGTGGCCTTGCTGGTAGGCATGGCAAAGGCCATGCGAATGGCAGCAGAAGATCAGGTTGATTTTGCCCGGCGTACAACGGTGCTCCGTGATCGATTGATGGACACGATACGTGACATTCCTGAATTTGAATTGAACAGTAGCCCAGAGGGGG
The nucleotide sequence above comes from Paenibacillus sp. W2I17. Encoded proteins:
- a CDS encoding cysteine desulfurase family protein, with translation MKYFDYAATTPPHPDVIRTMAEIMETQFGNPSSIHGYGERAHQLLRRARSGCAAAIGVKPEEIVFTSGATESNNLAIKGAALRYQSRGRHIITTATEHASVYESFMQLQLWGWEVTLVPVNSDGVVNAQQVVDAIRPDTVLVSLMHVNNETGAIHPIAEIGKQLKKKAPRVLFHVDGVQGFGKMKATPAAWGADLYSLSAHKIRGPKGAGLLYVRSGVELTPLLSGGSQEQGLRAGTENVALLVGMAKAMRMAAEDQVDFARRTTVLRDRLMDTIRDIPEFELNSSPEGAPHIVHFSYPGMKAEVALHTLEQLGVTISTQSACSSRSAEPSRALLAMGRDAACAGGGLRISLGDEHTEEDVALLEQALHQMVAQLRPLERRM